The following proteins are co-located in the Pseudomonas fluorescens genome:
- a CDS encoding response regulator transcription factor → MRILLVEDDPMIGDAIQRALSDASYAADWVKNGLTGLAALDTQPYDLVLLDLGLPGKDGLDVLDSIRGRNNPVPLLIITARDSLDDRLRGLDSGADDYLLKPFDISELLARIRAVLRRKGGNALPLLDNGSVSLDLLTKQASTDAHRNVALSSREFALLQALLIRPGAILSRSELEDRLYGWGNEVESNAIEFLIHALRRKLGSHVIKNVRGMGWMVSKSV, encoded by the coding sequence ATGCGGATACTGCTGGTCGAAGACGACCCGATGATTGGCGATGCCATCCAACGCGCGCTCAGCGATGCGAGCTATGCCGCCGACTGGGTCAAGAACGGCCTCACCGGCCTCGCCGCACTCGACACCCAACCTTACGACCTGGTGCTGCTGGACCTGGGCCTGCCCGGCAAGGACGGCCTCGATGTGCTGGACAGCATCCGTGGGCGCAACAACCCCGTGCCGCTGCTGATCATTACCGCCCGTGACAGTCTCGATGACCGCCTGCGCGGCCTCGACAGTGGCGCCGATGACTATCTGCTCAAACCATTCGACATCTCGGAATTGCTCGCGCGTATCCGTGCGGTGTTGCGCCGCAAAGGCGGGAACGCTCTGCCGTTGCTGGACAATGGCAGCGTGTCGCTGGACCTGCTCACCAAGCAAGCCAGCACCGACGCGCATCGCAACGTCGCCCTTTCCAGTCGCGAATTTGCGCTACTGCAAGCCCTGCTGATTCGCCCAGGAGCAATCCTCTCGCGCAGTGAGTTGGAAGACCGCCTGTATGGCTGGGGCAATGAGGTCGAAAGCAACGCCATCGAGTTCCTGATTCACGCCTTGCGGCGCAAGTTGGGCAGTCATGTGATCAAGAATGTCAGGGGCATGGGATGGATGGTTTCAAAAAGCGTTTGA
- a CDS encoding COG4705 family protein — translation MNATAARWLNKVPEVTLSFWVIKILSTTVGETGADYLAVNAGFGAGWTSLGMAALLAVALFGQMRTKAYTPWIYWLTVVLVSIVGTQITDILTDKLDVSLYLSTAIFAGLLALNFVVWYRTERSLSIRDIVTPRREWFYWTTVLCTFALGTAAGDLATEALGLGFTLGAVIFAGLIAVAMVAWRVGVNSVLTFWVAYILTRPFGASLGDLLTQAKTYGGLGMGASWTSALFLCVIVLLVAVAQISVSNRKAITQ, via the coding sequence ATGAATGCCACAGCAGCCCGTTGGCTGAACAAAGTACCCGAGGTGACGCTGTCATTCTGGGTGATCAAGATATTGTCCACGACCGTGGGCGAAACCGGCGCGGATTACCTCGCCGTCAATGCCGGCTTCGGCGCCGGCTGGACCAGCCTCGGCATGGCTGCGCTGTTGGCCGTCGCGCTGTTCGGGCAGATGCGCACCAAGGCCTACACGCCCTGGATTTACTGGCTCACCGTGGTGCTGGTGAGCATCGTCGGCACACAGATCACCGATATCCTCACCGATAAACTCGACGTCAGCCTGTACCTCAGCACAGCGATTTTTGCGGGCCTGCTCGCGCTTAACTTTGTGGTTTGGTATCGCACCGAGCGCAGCCTGTCGATCCGCGACATCGTCACGCCACGGCGTGAGTGGTTTTACTGGACGACGGTGCTCTGCACGTTTGCCCTGGGCACCGCTGCCGGTGACCTGGCCACCGAAGCGCTGGGCCTGGGCTTCACGCTCGGCGCGGTGATTTTCGCCGGTTTGATCGCCGTGGCCATGGTGGCCTGGCGCGTGGGCGTCAACAGCGTGCTGACCTTCTGGGTCGCCTACATCCTCACCCGACCTTTCGGCGCCTCCCTCGGCGACCTGCTGACCCAAGCCAAGACCTATGGCGGCCTGGGCATGGGCGCCAGTTGGACCAGCGCGCTGTTCCTCTGCGTCATTGTCCTGCTGGTGGCCGTCGCGCAAATCAGTGTCAGCAACCGCAAAGCCATTACCCAATAA
- a CDS encoding ABC transporter ATP-binding protein, giving the protein MNALELHAICKSFGTQRALADVTLSVPTASRTVIVGPSGSGKTTLLRMIAGFEFPDTGSLTLNGQTLVDATHAVPAHQRQIGYVPQDGALFPHMTVADNIGFGLATKGEARHARIAELMDSVALDANMAGRWPHELSGGQQQRVALARALAQQPRLMLLDEPFSALDTGLRSAMRKMVARLLSDAGITTILVTHDQSEALSFADQLAVMRQGRLVQSGHPMDLYQYPVDEQTALFLGEAVVMPARIEAGWAHCGLGRVQVDSKTHSTTARIMLRPEQLQLSTTDVSGCRGVVTEREFGGNTCTLTVVLQPDDAEPGPAILVRSSGLQAPPIGSGVHLTTLGMAHVLKKASPLSLS; this is encoded by the coding sequence ATGAACGCCCTCGAACTCCACGCCATCTGCAAGTCTTTCGGCACCCAGCGCGCCCTGGCGGACGTCACATTATCGGTGCCCACCGCAAGCCGCACGGTGATCGTCGGGCCCTCCGGCTCCGGCAAGACCACGTTGCTGCGCATGATCGCCGGCTTTGAATTCCCCGACACCGGCAGCCTCACCCTCAACGGCCAGACATTGGTCGACGCCACCCACGCCGTGCCCGCCCACCAGCGCCAGATCGGCTATGTGCCGCAGGACGGCGCGCTGTTCCCGCACATGACCGTGGCCGACAATATCGGCTTCGGCCTGGCCACCAAGGGCGAGGCGCGACACGCACGTATCGCCGAGCTGATGGACAGCGTGGCGCTCGACGCCAACATGGCCGGGCGCTGGCCCCATGAACTCTCCGGCGGCCAGCAGCAACGGGTGGCGCTGGCCCGGGCCTTGGCGCAACAGCCACGGCTGATGTTGCTCGATGAACCGTTCTCCGCGCTGGACACCGGCTTGCGCTCGGCCATGCGCAAGATGGTCGCGCGGCTGCTGAGCGACGCGGGCATTACCACGATTCTGGTGACTCACGATCAAAGCGAGGCGCTGTCGTTCGCCGATCAGTTGGCGGTGATGCGCCAGGGTCGCCTGGTGCAGTCCGGTCACCCGATGGACCTGTACCAGTACCCCGTCGATGAGCAGACCGCATTGTTTCTCGGCGAGGCCGTGGTCATGCCCGCCCGGATCGAAGCGGGCTGGGCGCATTGCGGCCTGGGGCGCGTGCAGGTCGACAGCAAGACCCACTCCACCACGGCGCGAATCATGCTGCGACCGGAGCAATTGCAGTTGAGTACCACCGACGTTTCCGGCTGTCGAGGGGTGGTGACCGAACGCGAGTTCGGCGGCAATACGTGCACGCTGACTGTGGTGTTGCAACCCGATGACGCCGAGCCAGGCCCCGCCATTCTGGTGCGCAGTTCAGGCCTGCAAGCGCCTCCCATCGGCAGCGGGGTTCACCTCACCACGCTCGGTATGGCCCATGTGTTGAAAAAAGCTTCGCCCCTCAGTCTCAGCTAA
- a CDS encoding ABC transporter permease produces MAHAIHAPPQRRSQGLFRGRGGTWVTSLSVLVSLLALLPIAFVIGVSWQIGWAQIETLVWRPRVGELLFNTVLLVVFTLPLCVVLGIALAWLTERTNLPGRRVWSLLAVAPLAVPAFVHSYAWVSLVPSIHGLPAGVLVSVIAYFPFLYLPVAATLRRLDPAIEDVAESLGLKPWAVFMRVVLPQLRLAICGGALLVGLHLLAEYGLYAMIRFDTFTTAIFDQFKSTFNGPAANMLAAVLALCCLAMLSAESAARGHARYARVGSGSARDQRIVTLGTRTTLLALGLQGMTCALALGIPLITLGKWLIAGGREVWQFSELLPALEQTVLLGLAGALLTTCAAVPIAWLSIRAPGRLQRILESCNYITSSLPGIVVALALVTVTIHFARPIYQTTITVLLAYLLMFLPRALVSLRAGIAQAPVELENMARSLGRSPGRALWLITLRLAAPAAAAGAALVFLAITNELTATLLLAPNGTRTLATGFWAMTSEIDYAAAAPYALIMILLSLPLTGLLYHQSKRTAGR; encoded by the coding sequence ATCGCCCACGCGATACATGCGCCCCCCCAACGACGCAGCCAAGGTCTGTTCAGAGGCCGTGGAGGCACGTGGGTCACCAGTTTGTCAGTACTGGTTTCGCTGTTGGCGCTGCTGCCGATTGCGTTTGTCATCGGCGTGTCCTGGCAAATCGGCTGGGCACAAATTGAGACGCTGGTGTGGCGCCCGCGCGTCGGCGAATTGTTGTTCAACACCGTGCTGTTGGTGGTGTTCACCCTGCCGTTATGCGTGGTGCTGGGCATTGCGCTGGCCTGGCTGACCGAACGCACCAACCTGCCGGGGCGACGCGTCTGGTCACTGTTGGCGGTGGCGCCGCTGGCGGTGCCGGCATTTGTGCACAGTTACGCCTGGGTCAGCCTGGTGCCTTCGATTCATGGCTTGCCGGCCGGCGTGCTGGTGTCGGTGATTGCCTACTTCCCGTTTCTGTACTTGCCGGTGGCGGCGACATTGCGCCGGCTGGACCCGGCCATCGAAGACGTGGCCGAGTCCCTGGGCCTCAAGCCCTGGGCGGTATTTATGCGGGTGGTCTTGCCGCAATTACGCCTGGCCATCTGCGGCGGTGCCCTGTTGGTGGGCCTGCACCTGCTGGCCGAATACGGCCTGTACGCGATGATTCGCTTTGACACTTTTACCACGGCGATCTTCGATCAGTTCAAATCCACCTTTAATGGCCCGGCAGCCAATATGCTGGCGGCCGTATTGGCGCTGTGTTGCCTGGCGATGCTGAGCGCGGAATCCGCTGCACGCGGCCATGCCCGATACGCGCGCGTTGGCTCCGGCAGTGCCCGTGACCAGCGCATCGTGACCCTGGGCACCCGCACCACCCTGCTCGCCCTCGGCTTGCAAGGCATGACCTGTGCGCTGGCCCTGGGTATCCCGCTGATCACCCTGGGCAAGTGGTTGATCGCCGGTGGCCGTGAGGTCTGGCAGTTCAGCGAACTGCTGCCGGCACTGGAGCAAACCGTATTGCTCGGCCTGGCCGGTGCCCTGTTGACCACCTGCGCGGCAGTGCCGATTGCCTGGCTGTCGATTCGGGCGCCGGGGCGCTTGCAGCGCATCCTCGAAAGCTGCAACTACATCACCAGTTCGTTGCCCGGGATTGTGGTCGCGCTGGCACTGGTGACGGTGACCATCCACTTCGCCCGGCCGATTTACCAGACCACGATTACCGTGCTGCTCGCCTACCTGCTGATGTTCTTGCCACGCGCACTGGTGAGTTTGCGCGCGGGTATCGCCCAAGCGCCGGTAGAACTGGAAAACATGGCGCGCAGCCTCGGGCGCTCGCCGGGCCGCGCGTTATGGCTGATCACCCTGCGCCTGGCTGCCCCTGCCGCCGCTGCGGGGGCGGCGCTGGTGTTCCTGGCGATCACCAATGAGCTGACCGCCACCCTGTTGCTGGCGCCCAACGGCACACGCACCCTGGCCACCGGTTTCTGGGCGATGACCAGCGAGATCGACTACGCCGCCGCCGCGCCTTACGCGCTGATCATGATCCTGTTGTCACTCCCGTTGACCGGCCTTCTCTACCATCAATCCAAACGCACGGCAGGCCGATGA
- a CDS encoding iron ABC transporter substrate-binding protein yields MASRLPSFFTKALLATALLGTGSVYAADAVGIVVYNAQHESLTKAWVEGFTQETGIPVTIRNGDDTEMGNQIVQEGAASPADVFLTENSPAMVLVDNAGLFAPVAPTTLEQVDAAYRPAHGKWVGIAARSTVFVYNPSKLKEADLPKSLLDLASPSWKGRWAASPAGADFQAIVAAVLELKGEAATLDWLKAMKTNASIYRGNSAVLKAVNAGQVDSGVIYHYYSFVDQSKTGENSKDTQLHYFKHQDPGAFVSISGGGVLASSTHKDEAQAFLKWITGKDGQAILKDGNAFEYAVGQNAQSNPKLVPLAQLDAPKVDASKLNSKKAVELMTQAGLL; encoded by the coding sequence ATGGCTTCCCGTCTACCCTCTTTCTTCACTAAAGCCCTGCTGGCCACCGCACTGCTCGGCACCGGGTCGGTGTATGCCGCCGACGCCGTGGGCATTGTGGTGTACAACGCCCAGCACGAAAGCCTCACCAAGGCCTGGGTTGAAGGGTTCACTCAGGAAACCGGGATTCCGGTGACCATACGCAACGGCGACGACACCGAGATGGGCAACCAGATCGTGCAGGAAGGCGCGGCCTCCCCGGCTGACGTGTTCCTCACCGAGAACTCCCCGGCCATGGTGCTGGTCGACAACGCCGGGCTGTTCGCGCCGGTGGCGCCAACCACCCTGGAACAAGTGGACGCCGCCTACCGCCCCGCCCACGGCAAGTGGGTCGGCATTGCGGCACGTTCGACGGTGTTTGTGTACAACCCGAGCAAGCTGAAAGAAGCCGACCTGCCGAAATCCCTGCTGGACCTTGCCTCGCCAAGCTGGAAAGGCCGCTGGGCCGCCTCCCCGGCCGGTGCCGACTTCCAGGCCATCGTTGCCGCTGTGCTGGAATTGAAGGGCGAAGCCGCCACCCTCGACTGGCTCAAGGCGATGAAAACCAATGCGAGCATTTACCGGGGTAACAGCGCGGTGCTCAAGGCCGTCAACGCAGGCCAGGTCGACAGCGGCGTGATTTACCACTACTACAGTTTCGTCGACCAATCCAAGACCGGCGAAAACAGCAAGGACACCCAATTGCACTACTTCAAGCACCAGGACCCGGGCGCTTTTGTGAGCATTTCCGGTGGCGGTGTATTGGCCTCCAGCACACATAAAGACGAGGCCCAGGCCTTCTTGAAGTGGATTACCGGCAAAGACGGCCAGGCGATCTTGAAAGACGGCAACGCCTTCGAGTACGCCGTGGGCCAGAACGCCCAATCGAACCCCAAGCTGGTGCCGTTGGCGCAACTGGACGCACCGAAGGTTGACGCGTCCAAGCTCAACAGCAAAAAGGCTGTCGAGCTGATGACCCAGGCCGGACTCCTCTGA
- a CDS encoding DUF6124 family protein, translating to MKKVVPDPPRHSTKDRAAFNRAIDHYLPTQGVQIEDLSFEDALLYTASVLDSASVTALNCSELLTNPERAKMLAVWHLLELAKTTVDRSIGCLNRAPRPA from the coding sequence ATGAAAAAAGTTGTCCCCGATCCACCCCGCCATTCCACCAAAGACCGCGCCGCCTTCAACCGCGCCATCGACCATTACCTGCCCACCCAAGGTGTTCAAATCGAAGACCTGAGCTTTGAAGACGCCCTGCTCTACACCGCCAGCGTGCTCGACAGCGCGTCTGTCACGGCGCTCAATTGCAGTGAACTGCTGACCAACCCCGAGCGGGCTAAGATGCTGGCGGTGTGGCATTTGCTGGAGCTTGCCAAGACCACCGTGGATCGCTCCATCGGGTGCCTGAACCGCGCGCCTCGTCCCGCCTAA
- a CDS encoding DUF6124 family protein — MKKTVPDPPHHSTKDRAAFNRAIDHYLPTQGVQIEDLSFEDALLYTASVLDSASVTALNCSELLTSPERAKILAVWHLLEMAKTTVDRSIECLKPAKNPA, encoded by the coding sequence ATGAAAAAAACCGTCCCCGATCCACCCCACCATTCCACCAAAGACCGCGCCGCCTTCAACCGCGCCATCGACCATTACCTGCCCACCCAAGGTGTTCAAATCGAAGACCTGAGCTTCGAAGATGCCTTGCTCTACACTGCCAGTGTGCTCGACAGTGCGTCTGTCACGGCGCTCAATTGCAGTGAACTGCTGACGAGTCCCGAGCGGGCGAAGATTCTGGCGGTGTGGCATTTGCTGGAAATGGCCAAGACCACCGTGGATCGCTCCATTGAGTGCCTGAAACCGGCGAAAAACCCTGCCTGA
- a CDS encoding sensor histidine kinase has product MDFRHSLTKRIVIVFALMSAFVAGVFAAGIIATVHVIEYKLTSADLGSGLNRLLRQDDTASWSHRPSKGELFFAQGEQGDLALDPLLAGLAPGFQEVDFQGRAYYAVSQVVDGRQYVLMRNQQSFKQRERVLFGAVAVGFILSILLAVLLGRLLARRVMAPVVRLARQVRHRDQLLDVAPPLHPDYAVDEVGELALSFDKTLGRLRDALSREKLFTSDVSHELRTPLMVLASSCELLLGDPSLDQRSVAQVGRIARATDEMRQLVDTFLTLARASGAQGQGAQATLKDVADGLVAIWGRMIREKGLEFIYESGHTSPVEYNLTLLQSVMGNLLRNAWHYTDSGFIRLTLSEHGFRVEDSGIGIPDHKREAMFQPFVRGEHSRGEGLGLGLSLVQRICSTQQWRVELTARQPNGCCFSVDLTAR; this is encoded by the coding sequence ATGGATTTCAGGCACAGCCTGACGAAACGGATCGTGATTGTGTTTGCGCTGATGAGCGCCTTCGTGGCGGGGGTGTTTGCCGCGGGCATTATCGCCACCGTGCATGTGATCGAATACAAACTGACCAGCGCCGACCTCGGCAGCGGGTTGAACCGCCTGTTGCGCCAGGATGACACGGCCAGTTGGAGCCATCGCCCGAGCAAAGGCGAATTGTTTTTCGCCCAGGGCGAGCAGGGTGACCTGGCGCTTGACCCGTTGCTGGCCGGGCTGGCGCCGGGTTTCCAGGAAGTCGACTTTCAGGGGCGGGCCTACTACGCGGTGTCGCAGGTGGTGGATGGGCGCCAATACGTGCTGATGCGCAACCAGCAAAGCTTTAAGCAACGCGAGCGGGTGCTGTTCGGCGCGGTGGCGGTGGGTTTTATCCTGAGCATTCTGTTGGCGGTCCTGCTGGGCCGCTTGTTGGCGCGCCGCGTGATGGCGCCGGTGGTACGCCTGGCGCGGCAAGTGCGTCATCGCGACCAGTTGCTGGATGTAGCGCCGCCGCTGCATCCGGATTACGCCGTGGATGAAGTGGGGGAGTTGGCGCTGTCCTTCGACAAGACCCTGGGGCGCCTGCGCGATGCGTTGAGCCGGGAAAAGCTGTTCACCAGTGACGTCAGTCACGAACTGCGCACACCGCTGATGGTGCTGGCCAGCTCCTGCGAATTGTTGCTCGGTGACCCTTCGCTGGATCAACGTTCGGTGGCCCAGGTGGGCCGGATTGCGCGGGCCACCGATGAGATGCGGCAACTGGTGGACACCTTCCTGACGCTGGCACGGGCCTCGGGTGCCCAGGGCCAGGGCGCCCAGGCAACGTTGAAGGACGTGGCGGATGGCCTGGTGGCGATCTGGGGGCGAATGATTCGCGAAAAAGGCCTTGAGTTCATTTATGAAAGCGGACACACCTCACCCGTGGAGTACAACCTGACGCTGTTGCAGTCGGTCATGGGCAACCTGCTGCGCAATGCCTGGCACTACACCGACAGCGGCTTTATTCGGCTGACGTTGAGCGAGCACGGTTTTCGTGTGGAGGACAGCGGCATTGGCATTCCCGATCACAAACGCGAGGCGATGTTCCAGCCGTTTGTCAGGGGTGAGCACAGCCGGGGAGAAGGGTTGGGGCTTGGCCTGTCGTTGGTGCAGCGTATCTGCAGCACCCAGCAGTGGCGGGTGGAGCTCACCGCCAGGCAACCGAATGGGTGTTGTTTTTCGGTTGACCTGACGGCGCGCTGA
- a CDS encoding c-type cytochrome, whose protein sequence is MNNRRLAATAGWLALACVVVAGLLAWYVTRQPASPLEQPHTTGFDPALVSRGEYVARLSDCVACHSLPGKAPFAGGLEMATLLGAIHATNITPDRDTGIGAYTAADFDRAVRHGVAPGGRRLYPAMPYPSYAKLSDDDMRALYAFFMQGVEPAKQPNIPSDIPWPLNLRWPIALWNGVFAPNATYAAKPGQDALWNRGAYIVQGPGHCGSCHTPRGLAFNEKALDESGAPYLAGALLDGWYAPSLRQDPNTGLGRWSEPEIVQFLKVGRNKHAVVYGSMTEAFNNSTQFMADEDLAAIARYLKSLPGDPQRDGSAWQYQAVAADARPDLPGAHTYATRCASCHGLDGKGQPEWMPPLAGATSALAKESASAINITLNGSQRVVAAGVPDAYRMPAFREQLSDQEIAQVLSYVRSTWGNHGGAVDAQAVGKLRGHTDPASSSPIILHMR, encoded by the coding sequence ATGAACAACCGACGATTGGCTGCAACCGCAGGCTGGCTGGCGCTGGCCTGCGTGGTCGTGGCCGGGCTACTGGCGTGGTACGTCACCCGCCAGCCCGCCTCACCGCTGGAACAACCACACACCACCGGCTTCGACCCGGCCCTGGTCAGCCGTGGCGAGTACGTGGCGCGCCTCAGCGACTGCGTGGCCTGCCACAGCCTGCCGGGCAAGGCACCGTTCGCCGGCGGCCTGGAGATGGCCACCCTGCTGGGCGCCATTCACGCCACCAACATCACCCCGGACCGCGACACCGGCATCGGCGCCTACACCGCAGCCGACTTCGACCGCGCCGTGCGCCACGGGGTTGCGCCGGGTGGCCGACGGCTCTACCCAGCCATGCCCTACCCGTCTTATGCCAAGCTCAGCGATGACGACATGCGCGCGCTGTACGCGTTTTTCATGCAAGGCGTAGAACCGGCCAAGCAGCCCAACATCCCCAGCGACATTCCCTGGCCACTCAACCTGCGCTGGCCCATCGCCCTGTGGAACGGCGTGTTCGCCCCGAACGCCACCTACGCCGCCAAACCCGGCCAGGACGCGCTGTGGAACCGTGGCGCCTACATCGTCCAAGGCCCGGGCCACTGCGGCAGTTGCCACACGCCCCGCGGCCTGGCCTTCAACGAGAAGGCGCTGGACGAGAGCGGCGCGCCGTACCTCGCCGGCGCGTTGCTCGACGGTTGGTACGCGCCGAGCCTGCGCCAGGACCCCAACACCGGGTTGGGCCGTTGGAGCGAGCCTGAAATCGTGCAGTTCCTCAAGGTCGGGCGCAACAAGCATGCGGTGGTCTACGGCTCGATGACCGAAGCGTTCAACAACTCCACGCAGTTCATGGCCGATGAGGACCTGGCGGCGATCGCGCGTTACCTCAAGTCACTGCCTGGCGATCCGCAACGTGATGGCAGTGCCTGGCAGTACCAGGCCGTGGCCGCCGACGCGCGCCCGGACCTCCCCGGTGCGCACACCTACGCGACCCGCTGCGCGTCCTGCCATGGCCTCGACGGCAAGGGCCAACCCGAGTGGATGCCACCCTTGGCTGGCGCCACCTCGGCATTGGCTAAAGAGAGCGCCTCGGCGATCAACATCACCCTCAACGGTTCGCAACGCGTGGTAGCGGCTGGTGTACCGGACGCCTACCGCATGCCGGCCTTTCGTGAGCAACTGTCCGACCAGGAAATTGCCCAGGTGTTGAGCTACGTGCGCAGCACGTGGGGCAACCACGGTGGCGCGGTCGACGCACAAGCGGTCGGCAAGCTGCGTGGGCATACCGACCCGGCCAGCAGCAGTCCGATTATTCTGCACATGCGCTGA
- a CDS encoding xanthine dehydrogenase family protein molybdopterin-binding subunit, with protein MTTRNPPLDAPLGEPINLSRRRFLASTAVGALVIGFGLPLGASRAYAATGGPAERGTQVPAFLEIRPDGSVRLLSPFMEGGQGTHTAMAQIVGEELDADPATFVVEAAPPGEAYVVMENGMRITGGSMSIRMSYPTMRRLGALARAMLLQAGAEQLGVPLAQLTTQPGRVVHAASGRSLGYGELAGRALDMPVPDPATITLRDPSQFRWIGKPVKRLDAYDKSTGKAQYSIDLKVDGMLHAAVQHAPRLGMTVGSLRNQSQVEAMKGVHSVHQLPGAVAVVAERWWHAKRAVEAIQVEWLEAAAGSSVRAMPADFSSDKYRDFLAAQQGPARDDENEGDVAGALTNAKTKIEATYHNQYLNHAQLEPPSALARFNPDGSLEVWLPNQAPDMFRADMAKRTGLSIEQITLHSPLLGGFFGRHFLYDSANPYPQAIALAKAVGRPIKLIWSREEEFLRDVLRPVAVVKFRAALDDKGLPVAIEAVSATEGPSEAIAGKQGEKLDPTALEGLSGKSYAIPNKRIAQIYVKGPAMLGYWRSVGNSLNDFFYEAFLDELADKGGHDPYELRLHLLRDNKRLTTLLQAAGELSGGWKRGPYTAEDGTRRARGVAMASPFGSHAAVIAEVSIESGQVKVHHIWEAIDPGSIVNPAIVEAQVNGAVALGLSQTLLEEAVYVDGKPRARNYDLYPILPPSRMAQVHVRIVESGEKMGGIGEPPLPAVAPAVANAVAHLTGQRIRSLPLSRYTFS; from the coding sequence ATGACTACGCGCAACCCACCACTCGACGCGCCATTGGGCGAGCCGATCAATCTGTCCCGTCGGCGCTTTCTGGCCAGCACCGCCGTCGGTGCGCTGGTCATCGGCTTCGGCCTGCCGCTGGGTGCGTCCAGGGCTTATGCCGCAACGGGCGGCCCCGCAGAACGCGGGACCCAGGTGCCGGCATTTCTCGAGATTCGCCCGGACGGCAGCGTGCGCCTGCTCAGCCCCTTCATGGAAGGCGGGCAAGGCACCCACACCGCGATGGCGCAGATTGTCGGCGAAGAACTGGATGCCGACCCGGCCACCTTCGTGGTTGAAGCCGCACCGCCCGGGGAAGCCTATGTGGTGATGGAAAACGGCATGCGCATCACCGGTGGCAGCATGTCCATCCGCATGAGCTACCCAACCATGCGCCGCCTCGGCGCCCTCGCCCGCGCCATGTTGCTGCAGGCCGGCGCCGAGCAATTGGGCGTGCCCTTAGCCCAACTGACCACGCAGCCCGGCCGCGTCGTACACGCCGCTTCCGGCCGCTCGCTGGGTTACGGTGAGTTGGCCGGTCGGGCCCTGGACATGCCGGTGCCCGACCCGGCCACGATTACGCTGCGCGACCCGAGCCAGTTCCGCTGGATCGGCAAGCCGGTCAAACGCCTGGATGCCTACGACAAATCCACCGGCAAGGCCCAATACAGCATCGACCTTAAGGTCGACGGCATGCTCCACGCCGCCGTCCAGCATGCGCCACGCCTGGGCATGACCGTCGGCAGCCTGCGCAACCAGTCACAGGTCGAGGCCATGAAAGGCGTGCACTCGGTTCACCAACTGCCGGGCGCCGTGGCGGTCGTTGCCGAACGCTGGTGGCATGCCAAGCGGGCGGTGGAGGCGATCCAGGTGGAATGGCTGGAAGCGGCCGCCGGTTCGAGCGTGCGCGCGATGCCTGCGGACTTCTCCAGCGACAAGTACCGCGACTTCCTTGCCGCCCAACAGGGCCCGGCCCGTGACGACGAAAACGAGGGCGACGTGGCCGGCGCGCTGACCAACGCCAAGACCAAAATTGAAGCGACCTACCACAACCAGTACCTCAACCACGCCCAGCTGGAGCCGCCTTCGGCCCTGGCGCGCTTCAACCCCGATGGCTCGCTGGAAGTGTGGCTGCCCAACCAGGCGCCGGATATGTTCCGCGCCGACATGGCCAAGCGCACCGGGCTCTCCATCGAACAAATCACCCTGCACTCGCCGCTGCTGGGCGGCTTTTTTGGCCGGCATTTCCTGTACGACTCGGCCAACCCCTACCCGCAGGCCATCGCCTTGGCCAAGGCGGTAGGCCGCCCGATCAAACTGATCTGGAGCCGCGAAGAAGAGTTCCTGCGCGATGTGTTGCGCCCGGTCGCCGTGGTCAAGTTCCGCGCCGCGCTGGACGACAAAGGCTTGCCGGTGGCCATTGAGGCGGTGAGCGCTACCGAAGGCCCGTCCGAAGCCATCGCCGGCAAACAGGGCGAAAAACTCGACCCCACGGCGCTCGAAGGGTTGTCGGGCAAGTCCTACGCCATCCCCAACAAACGCATCGCGCAGATCTACGTCAAGGGCCCGGCCATGCTCGGCTACTGGCGTTCGGTGGGCAACTCGCTCAACGACTTCTTCTACGAAGCGTTCCTCGACGAACTGGCCGACAAAGGCGGCCACGACCCCTACGAACTGCGCCTGCACCTGCTGCGCGACAACAAGCGGCTGACCACCCTGCTGCAAGCGGCCGGCGAGTTGTCCGGTGGCTGGAAACGGGGCCCCTACACCGCCGAGGACGGCACCCGCCGGGCGCGCGGCGTGGCCATGGCCTCGCCGTTCGGCTCGCACGCGGCGGTGATCGCCGAAGTGTCGATCGAAAGCGGCCAGGTCAAGGTGCACCATATCTGGGAAGCCATTGACCCGGGCAGCATCGTCAACCCGGCAATCGTCGAGGCGCAGGTCAATGGCGCCGTGGCGTTGGGCTTATCTCAAACGTTGCTGGAGGAAGCGGTGTACGTGGATGGCAAACCACGGGCGCGCAACTACGACCTTTATCCGATCCTGCCGCCCTCGCGCATGGCGCAAGTGCATGTTCGGATCGTCGAGAGTGGCGAAAAGATGGGCGGCATCGGTGAACCGCCGTTACCCGCAGTGGCGCCAGCCGTGGCCAATGCGGTGGCGCACCTGACCGGCCAGCGTATCCGCAGCTTGCCATTGAGCCGATACACCTTCAGCTAA